A DNA window from Macadamia integrifolia cultivar HAES 741 chromosome 4, SCU_Mint_v3, whole genome shotgun sequence contains the following coding sequences:
- the LOC122077542 gene encoding LOW QUALITY PROTEIN: WRKY transcription factor 72A-like (The sequence of the model RefSeq protein was modified relative to this genomic sequence to represent the inferred CDS: deleted 2 bases in 1 codon) produces the protein MERSVGVGSIANKEGRRMKSGVDGESSVDTGKVGNGRQIHDDISSKPSSPNQKDTTMNKQIPTLAVIERASMDNTSRASSAIKTDQADLLESARSEMGKVKEENEILKMTLAKIMKEYQSLQLHLTNMVQHEEAKKSTDVAPTNQEMEEPEISLSLGRNSSEPKKDEKSSNFSKDKEDEQLKEGLALRLDCKFERSSNLGSNEITPNLSPETSFEEPKEEEAGETWTPSKILKTTRSGEDEASQLNNVKKARVSVRARCDTPTMNDGCQWRKYGQKIAKGNPCPRAYYRCTVAPACPVRKQVQRCAEDMSILITTYEGSHNHPLPISATAMASTTSAAASMLMSGSSNSGSALGSSSTNTTSADLHGLNFNFSDNTRSRPQFYLPNSSISSTPSYPTITLDLTAPPPSSSSSSSSSQFNRLNSSFHTTAPRYSTSFNFSSTESNSLPTSWSNGYLSYGTQPYNRSQIGSLTLGRQPQEHFYQPYMQKNNPTPPQPQQALSETIVAATKAITSDPSFRSVLEAAISSIVNKGSNGGENFSQNLSTANGNGCSTYLSSRSSSSNAQQGKLMFLPPPLPYSTTSSKSPSSSPTDKRDHIT, from the exons ATGGAAAGATCTGTTGGGGTTGGAAGCATAGCTaataaggaaggaagaagaatgaaatcTGGTGTTGATGGTGAAAGCTCAGTGGATACTGGAAAG GTTGGAAATGGAAGACAAATCCATGATGATATCAGTTCAAAACCATCCTCACCTAATCAAAAGGATACAACCATGAACAAACAG ATACCTACTTTGGCTGTGATTGAAAGAGCATCTATGGATAACACCTCAAGAGCATCATCTGCAATAAAAACTGATCAG GCGGATCTGCTTGAATCTGCCAGGTCTGAAATGGGaaaagtgaaagaagaaaatgaaatcttGAAGATGACTTTAGCAAAAATTATGAAGGAATACCAATCTCTCCAGTTGCATCTCACAAACATGGTTCAACATGAAGAAGCCAAGAAATCTACAGATGTAGCTCCCACCAATCAAGAAATGGAAGAACCAGAAATTTCACTTAGCCTTGGTAGGAATTCGAGTGAGCCCAAAAAGGATGAGAAGAGTAGCAACTTCAGCAAAGACAAAGAGGATGAGCAACTAAAAGAAGGCTTGGCACTTCGGCTGGACTGCAAGTTTGAAAGGTCTTCGAACCTGGGTTCGAACGAAATCACTCCCAATCTTAGCCCTGAAACTAGTTTTGAAGAACCAAAGGAAGAGGAAGCTGGAGAAACATGGACACCCAGTAAAATTCTCAAGACTACGAGAAGTGGAGAAGATGAAGCTTCACAGCTGAACAATGTGAAGAAAGCAAGGGTTTCTGTCAGAGCAAGATGTGATACCCCCACG ATGAACGATGGCTGTCAATGGAGGAAATACGGGCAGAAAATTGCGAAAGGCAACCCATGCCCTCGAGCATACTACCGATGCACAGTTGCACCTGCATGCCCAGTAAGAAAGCAG GTGCAAAGATGTGCAGAGGACATGTCTATCTTGATCACCACCTACGAAGGATCCCACAACCACCCACTACCAATTTCAGCCACAGCCATGGCTTCTACTACATCAGCAGCTGCTTCCATGCTCATGTCTGGCTCATCCAACTCTGGATCAGCACTCGGATCATCATCCACCAACACTACCTCTGCTGACCTCCATGGACTAAACTTCAACTTCTCAGATAACACAAGATCAAGACCACAGTTCTACCTACCCAACTCCTCTATTTCTTCTACACCCTCGTACCCAACAATCACTCTTGACCTTACTGCACCTCCACCatcatcttcctcctcatcctcatcatctcAGTTCAATAGGCTAAATTCAAGTTTCCATACCACAGCCCCAAGATATTCAAcaagtttcaatttttcttccaccGAATCCAATTCCCTACCAACATCTTGGAGCAATGGGTACCTAAGCTATGGCACTCAACCCTACAATAGAAGCCAAATTGGGTCTTTAACTCTTGGAAGGCAACCGCAAGAACACTTCTACCAGCCTTACATGCAAAAGAACAACCCAACTCCTCCCCAACCCCAACAGGCTTTGTCTGAAACAATTGTGGCTGCAACTAAGGCCATTACATCTGACCCAAGCTTCAGATCAGTGTTAGAAGCTGCGATTTCGTCGATCGTAAACAAAGGTAGTAATGGTGGAGAGAATTTTAGCCAGAACTTATCAACAGCAAATGGTAATGGATGT TCAACCTATTTGAGTAGTAGATCATCATCTTCTAATGCTCAACAAGGGAAATTAATGTTTCTTCCACCTCCATTGCCATattccaccacctcctccaaGAGTCCCTCTTCTTCACCAACTGATAAAAGAGACCACATCACCTGA